DNA from Lentilitoribacter sp. Alg239-R112:
TCCCGTGAGCAGGCGATTCTGGAGGCAATCAAAGAAAATGGTAGTCTTTTGATCTCTGAAATCATTGGTTTAGTCTATCAAGACTTGGATGAGCGCTTAAAACTAGCCGCAAGTCTTTCCACGCTTGCGCACTTGGAAGATCTTGTCGAACAGGGGGAGATAAAGACTAATGATACAGTTTCTCTCAAAAGCAGATATCAACGAGTTTAATTAGCACCAACAATACCCAAGAGATTGTTATCAACTTTAGTAAGGAAACTATTGATTAACTCAGCATTGATTCCAAGATCGTGCGGTCCGTATCTCGTTGCCGAGCGCATTTCCACAAATGTCGCGGATTCATCTTCAGTAAGAAGCAACATGACATCCTGCTCAACACCAAGAATGAATGATTTCTTTGTTAATTGTATGCGAATTGTTGTACCTTGAAACCCAGCAGTGCTGTCGGATGCTCCGGACCTTATAATCGGTGTTGGAGTTGGAGTTGGGATACCCAGATTTTCACCACTTTGAGTTTGCCTTTTCGATTGGGGCTCTGCTTCTATTGGCGATAAAAATTCATTACCCTCACTAGAAACAACAGAGAACTTTTCACTGATAACTATGTCCTGTACCGCTTGATAGACCCGATCAATCGCACCTTGGTAACGTCGTTCTGATAATTGACTATAGATCCGGGTATTTTTTAGATTTATGAGGACTTCGCCTGAATATCCTCTCGGCAACCACGATTGCGGGTGCTTTGGCTCTTGCAGCCAATTTAAAAGTTCTTGCTCGGATGTACTGACATCGTATTGTTGTGGCAAAGACACATATCGATATGCACTCAGACCAAATGGCAACAAAGCAACTAGATTGAGGCAAAGTCCGACAAACGAAGCTCGGCCTCCTTTAGCGCCAATTGCCCAAAGCATAGAAAGCCCGATAATCGCTAACCCTAATCCAAATGCAGCAATTGTGCTTGCCACAAGTCCCACTCCCACGGCTTCCGGAGTTGGAAACCCACCAAATCGATGAAAACCCCAAACAATGATCA
Protein-coding regions in this window:
- a CDS encoding DUF1499 domain-containing protein; the protein is MPVIYKRPKSVAAIWSRRIGYFALLLLIIVWGFHRFGGFPTPEAVGVGLVASTIAAFGLGLAIIGLSMLWAIGAKGGRASFVGLCLNLVALLPFGLSAYRYVSLPQQYDVSTSEQELLNWLQEPKHPQSWLPRGYSGEVLINLKNTRIYSQLSERRYQGAIDRVYQAVQDIVISEKFSVVSSEGNEFLSPIEAEPQSKRQTQSGENLGIPTPTPTPIIRSGASDSTAGFQGTTIRIQLTKKSFILGVEQDVMLLLTEDESATFVEMRSATRYGPHDLGINAELINSFLTKVDNNLLGIVGAN